The segment CCATGGGCAAATCAGGTAAGACTACATGAGATGTAATTGTACTGGAATATGACTGTGGGAAAGTGAAAAAGTTTATCAagtgaaacgtgtgtgtgtggtgagcatGTGTATGAGTAATTACAAAAGAGGCTTAGCTCTCAGTCTGTGCCAATGGTCTGTTATCATGCAACAGGAAAAAGGGGTGGATTTTAGAAAGCTGTAAATCTATTTGACATAGTCTTGTAACGCCTATGTGCTAGGTCAGTTTCTTCCTTTCTGTGGTAAAGATGGAACCACTATTGGGTGTATCAGGAGTAGTTGTGCTAGTAGGGGAATTCCCTATTTACaagctgtgtgtctgtggttATGTCagcgtgtatttgtgtgttttgaTATCGATTGACAGAACATTTtaggggccagtttcccagaacCACATTATCCTCCATTGAAAGTGGTATTTAGTTTAGGAATAAGCTAAATCTGGGTCAAGGATCCAGCCCAAAGGACTGAACCACTGATCCATCACAAGGCCGTAACAGGCTGAATGTGTATTTCGCTACaactgcaataacatctgctaaatatgtgtatgcgaccaatacaattgtattttgtgtgtgtgtgtgtgtgtgtgaatcgcCTCATTGTGTGAATGCCAGAGAGAATGGAGATGTGTGAGTAGGGCTGTGATTGGCACCAGGCTGGGGAGAGGGAGGATGTGTCCCCCATTCATACATACCCTGGTACTGTCTGTCTAGTAGTATATAGACTCAGTCAAGCCTGGGAACAGCCATATGTATGGGGTTTACTGGAGATTTACTACTGCCTAAGTTACTCTCTGATTATCTGCAGCCTACCGTTTTATTGAGTTGTATTAATGATTTGAAAGTTTGATTGTATATTACAGTGAAAATGAGGGAAACAATAGACATTTAGCCTTCAGTTTTTTCATGGCATCTTGTGttatgattctctctctctcagcttctaAGCAGTTTTCGGAGGAGGTGTTGCAGAGTCATAATGAGTATCGTAGGAAGCACCAGGCACCACCTCTGAAGCTGTGCAGCAAGCTGAGTAGAGATGCCACTCGGTGGgtcacccacacacccacacactgccccccccccccctcccacttatctatttacattttacattttagtcatttagcagacgctcttatccagagagacttacagttagttagtgagtgcatacattatttttttattttgcaaacgccatgctctaccaactgagctacatccctgccggccattccctcccctaccctaccctggacgacgctgggccaattgtgcgccgccccatgggtctccctatCTCCTCCACCCACCACCTCCTTTATCAGAGGCATGGCCAACCACATCCAAACCCTTACTTCCTTCCACTTCACCAATCTCCCATCTATTAGCTGTCTTTATCTAACTATTACCACAACTATCTCCCCTATCTCCACCCTGTAGGTATGCTGAGTCTCTGGCCAGCACAAGGATCCTGAAGCACAGTGTTGAGTCCAGTAGGGGGAGCTGTGGCGAGAACCTGGCCTGGGCCTCCTACGAccaaccaggtacacacacactctaaccctATGACCAACCACAAACATTGACATAGCCTGCATATGTGTAGTTATGGAAATGGGGACAGATACATTATTCACTGTGTACGGTACAGATAGTAACATTAAAGAGAGAGATCCAGAGTCTCTGTAGGGTTAAGGTTTAGTTAGGTCTAAACTATAGACTATCCTGTCCAGTGGCGACCCAGGCAGGAACAGCTGGGGTCCATTTCCCTACTCTGTGTTCGGAGTGTGTTTCAGCAACGAGACCATGACTCAGAGCACAACTATGTCTGTGCACTGACCTGACAGTCTGCTGTGATTCATAAAGTCTCCTATGGATACATACTCTATCACTGGGTCATACTCAGTTCATCTCTCCCTGGACTGCTCCTCTGAAACTGGGGTTCCCAAATCTTCTGCCCCACCTAAAGCTTTGGCAGCTTGAAGAGGGTTAGCACTGTTGCCTTGGACAGCTGCCATCTTGGATAATATTTCCTTGCCGCTGTCATCTCCGCTTGCACTCTGGGGGTTTAGGCCCGAGTTGCTGTTAAACAATAGTGACAAAGGCAACAAACAAGTATAATGTTATGTGATAACCTGTAACCTTTGTCCTCTCTGTGTATAGGGAAGGATGTGGCCGACCGCTGGTATGACGAGGTCAAACAATACAACTTCAACCGCCCTGGCTTCGCCTCTGgcacaggtgagacacacaca is part of the Coregonus clupeaformis isolate EN_2021a chromosome 28, ASM2061545v1, whole genome shotgun sequence genome and harbors:
- the LOC121570075 gene encoding Golgi-associated plant pathogenesis-related protein 1-like, with amino-acid sequence MGKSASKQFSEEVLQSHNEYRRKHQAPPLKLCSKLSRDATRYAESLASTRILKHSVESSRGSCGENLAWASYDQPGKDVADRWYDEVKQYNFNRPGFASGTGHFTAMVWKGSKKLGVGKASASDGSSFVVARYFPAGNITNQGHFDNNVLPPKD